A region of Anticarsia gemmatalis isolate Benzon Research Colony breed Stoneville strain chromosome 10, ilAntGemm2 primary, whole genome shotgun sequence DNA encodes the following proteins:
- the LOC142976226 gene encoding uncharacterized protein LOC142976226 yields MACPNIDAPTNPSCQRQWDVPLCAKVRQSLLDSTSTAAERARLLAVGEWESGLWLQALPSSNVGIMLDDATFRLAACLRVGAPCVSPHRCHCGVLVDNLGHHGLSCSRSAGRISRHCSLNDIIRRALVTAGVPAVLEPNGLARDDGKRPDGMSLLPWKMGRPLVWDATCVDTLAPSHLPSTSICSGAAAAAAESLKRRKYANLIGDCIFEPFGVETMGSWGPSAKKIFFDISRRIISTTRDQRAGLYLGQRISIAIQRGNAASLLGTLPGDGDAEIFYDALF; encoded by the coding sequence ATGGCTTGTCCAAATATAGATGCTCCCACTAACCCTTCCTGCCAAAGACAGTGGGACGTGCCGCTCTGCGCCAAGGTAAGGCAGTCCCTTCTGGACAGCACTTCCACTGCCGCAGAGCGCGCGCGCCTTCTGGCTGTGGGTGAGTGGGAATCGGGTTTATGGCTGCAGGCTCTCCCGTCGTCCAATGTAGGGATTATGTTGGACGACGCCACCTTCCGACTTGCTGCCTGCCTCCGTGTAGGGGCACCTTGTGTATCTCCGCACCGCTGTCATTGCGGTGTACTAGTCGACAACCTCGGACATCACGGCCTCTCCTGTAGTAGGAGCGCCGGCCGCATTTCACGTCATTGCAGCTTAAATGACATAATTCGTCGTGCTCTTGTCACCGCCGGCGTGCCAGCTGTTCTTGAACCTAATGGGCTGGCACGTGACGATGGCAAGAGACCTGATGGTATGTCGTTGCTACCTTGGAAGATGGGTAGGCCTTTGGTATGGGACGCAACTTGCGTCGATACCCTTGCGCCATCACATCTTCCTAGCACGTCGATTTGCTCCGGCGCTGCTGCTGCAGCTGCAGAGTCCCTCAAACGACGCAAATATGCAAATCTTATTGGTGATTGCATATTTGAGCCGTTCGGAGTTGAGACGATGGGGTCGTGGGGTCCGAGTGCAAAAAAAATTTTCTTTGATATCTCTCGCCGAATAATCAGCACGACACGTGACCAGAGggctggcctttacttagggcaaagaataagcattgccattcaacgtggcaatgctgccagccttctgggcacgttacccggggacggcgatgcggagatattttatgatgccttattttaa